Proteins co-encoded in one Chloroflexota bacterium genomic window:
- a CDS encoding DUF4332 domain-containing protein, producing MARIINIEGIGPVYKQALKEKARITTTEALLKACATPKQREELAAKTGISEQLILEWANLADLFRIKGVGEEYSDLLEEAGVDTVVELAQRNPENLYAAIKEVNERKALVRRLPTLKQVRDWVEQAKRLPRVLTY from the coding sequence ATGGCAAGGATTATCAACATCGAGGGGATCGGTCCAGTTTACAAGCAGGCGCTCAAGGAGAAGGCTCGCATCACCACCACAGAGGCGCTTCTGAAAGCCTGCGCCACCCCCAAGCAGCGTGAGGAACTGGCCGCAAAGACCGGCATCAGCGAGCAACTCATCCTGGAGTGGGCGAATCTGGCCGATCTATTCCGCATCAAGGGTGTGGGGGAAGAATACTCTGACCTGTTAGAAGAGGCAGGAGTGGACACCGTGGTCGAATTGGCGCAGCGCAATCCAGAAAACCTCTATGCCGCTATCAAAGAGGTCAATGAACGCAAAGCGCTCGTCCGCCGCCTGCCCACTCTAAAGCAGGTGCGAGATTGGGTGGAGCAGGCCAAGCGATTGCCCCGCGTTCTCACCTATTAG
- a CDS encoding DUF11 domain-containing protein: MPKSRPLVSLPWLAALVAAGLLLLGVALLPDQPVTAEEAPWALLQPSPTPTIRFEKTDQTDPVCPAWRIRYLLTITNHSGQSMTGIVVTDTIPTQWVTFYWCDPMYSSIPVTGTYVWNLPDLPSGGQATIQLWLDTSAGTPSGTVVTNTAEMYSVQTGTLSDWEETTIQITAQCIATPTPSPTPTATATPTPTSTPTATPTETVAPGDLILSGLVYNAAIGESAPIPGAHILVLMCVPHTFETYAGPDGTYGLLIPANYANACAEVSIMVTADGYQPFGGAFLVADLRANPIRNFGLWPLPTPTPTATATPYMLYLPIIIKNGRP; this comes from the coding sequence ATGCCGAAATCCCGCCCTCTTGTTTCGCTTCCCTGGCTCGCCGCCTTGGTCGCCGCAGGCTTGCTCCTGTTAGGAGTCGCCCTTCTCCCCGACCAGCCGGTCACCGCTGAGGAAGCCCCGTGGGCCTTGCTCCAACCCAGCCCGACCCCCACCATCCGCTTTGAGAAGACGGACCAAACAGATCCCGTCTGCCCGGCCTGGCGGATCCGCTATCTCCTCACCATCACCAACCATAGCGGCCAATCTATGACCGGCATCGTGGTTACCGACACCATCCCGACCCAATGGGTTACCTTCTACTGGTGCGACCCGATGTACTCCTCCATCCCCGTCACCGGCACCTACGTCTGGAATCTGCCGGATTTGCCATCCGGAGGTCAGGCCACCATCCAACTCTGGCTGGATACCTCGGCGGGCACGCCCTCAGGCACGGTGGTGACCAACACCGCCGAGATGTACAGTGTCCAGACGGGGACGCTCTCCGACTGGGAGGAGACCACCATCCAGATCACGGCGCAGTGCATCGCCACACCCACACCCAGCCCGACGCCCACGGCGACCGCAACGCCCACGCCCACCTCCACTCCAACGGCCACTCCCACCGAGACCGTCGCACCCGGCGATCTCATCCTGAGCGGGCTGGTCTACAATGCCGCCATCGGGGAGTCGGCACCAATCCCGGGCGCACACATCCTGGTGCTGATGTGCGTGCCGCACACCTTCGAGACCTACGCCGGCCCCGACGGGACCTATGGCCTGCTCATACCCGCCAACTACGCCAACGCCTGCGCCGAGGTCAGTATTATGGTGACGGCGGACGGCTACCAGCCGTTCGGGGGCGCGTTCTTGGTCGCTGACCTGCGTGCCAACCCCATCCGTAACTTCGGCCTGTGGCCACTGCCAACCCCGACGCCCACGGCCACGGCGACGCCCTATATGCTCTACCTGCCCATCATCATAAAGAACGGAAGACCCTAA
- a CDS encoding LysM peptidoglycan-binding domain-containing protein, with the protein MSSLLDRLLGRKKEEKKEEERIPSRVDEDVARARREQLARERQQMEEARKQFEEREKARLAALEEEKKRKQEEEAAKLSLEERQQLAARARETAGRVYVVKPGDSLSKIAKEVYGDAKRWPEIYEANKELIGPDPNLIHPGQNLRIP; encoded by the coding sequence ATGTCATCACTTTTGGACCGGCTGTTGGGCAGGAAGAAAGAGGAAAAGAAGGAAGAGGAACGGATCCCAAGCCGCGTGGATGAGGATGTCGCTCGGGCTCGCCGCGAGCAATTGGCGCGAGAGCGGCAGCAGATGGAAGAGGCGCGAAAGCAATTCGAAGAGCGAGAGAAAGCACGCCTTGCCGCGCTGGAGGAAGAGAAAAAGCGCAAACAAGAGGAAGAAGCGGCGAAACTCTCTCTCGAAGAGCGGCAGCAACTCGCAGCCAGGGCCCGAGAGACCGCAGGACGCGTCTACGTGGTCAAACCGGGCGATTCCTTGTCCAAGATCGCCAAAGAAGTCTATGGCGATGCCAAACGTTGGCCCGAGATCTACGAGGCCAACAAGGAACTCATCGGACCGGATCCCAATCTCATACACCCTGGGCAAAACCTTCGCATTCCGTAA